The DNA window GTGATTTCCGCCGGTATAATGCGCACGCCCGCGTTGAAGTTTGTGACTTTTTGTGCGACATGAGGCTGGTCAGGAAACACCGCAAAACTAACCTTGCTGACGTAACGCGAGTCCACGCCAAAGAAATAACGCCCCAGCGTGAGAGTGGCCTGGCCGGTCAATAAATGTTTGGGCCGGTATTGCAGCGGCTCATTGACCTTTTCGAGATTGCCGGTGAGATCGTTGCGGCGTTCCAACTGGCGCGCATCGAGGTAGGTATAGCTCCCGCCGATGGTCAAACGTTTTTTCCAAAAAGAAGTGTTGATATCAATCTCCGCGCCGCGAATGCGCGCGCGATTGAAGTTTTGAAACTGGATGACATTCTGATTGCGCTTCGTCACGAACCGGCCTTCGATCAAATCCTCATAGTCGCTCCAGAAAACCGCGGGGTTGACAAAAAAGTTGCTGAGCACGAATTGTCCGCCGACTTCATGAGACCAGCCGATTTCCGAGCTGAGATTGGGATTGGGAATCACCACGAAGCCGCTCGCCTTGGTCAGCGTGAACATCTCCGCCATCGTCGCGGCGCGAAAGCCGCGTCCGGAGGACAGGCGCAGCGAAGCGTTCGGTGAAACCACATAAACCATGCCGAAGCGCGGATTGAGATGATATTCCTTCAAACCAGTATCGACCCAATGATAATCGAAGCGCAAGCTGCCGGTAAGCGTGACCGCCGTCGAGGCTTTCCATTCGTGCTGCAGATACGTGGAAAAATCCCGCCCGTCGTGCCGGCCGAACAATGTTGAGGTGATATGATTGACTGCGCCGGTGACGCCGAACGTTGACGAATGCACCGGATTCAATTCGATGTCAAGCTGGGCTTCGATATCATTCTTGTAGGCGCGCGAATCGATGTGCGGATCGTTGGCCTGCACAAATGGGTTGGGATCGGTTTCGGCCAAGTCGTTTTGAAAGCGATTGAAATAAAACGAATCACGCAGCCGGAGCGTGATATTGCTGCGCAGAATCGTTTGATACGCAACGCCGGTTTGCAGGCGGCGCGTGGTGGTGCTCAACCCCGCGTCGGATTCCGGCACGCGGGTGATATCGTTGAAGCTATTCGCGGCAATGCTCTCGCCACCGTGATTTCTCGCGTAGTTGGCGTAGGCGGTGACAAACGAGGTGGTGGTAAAATTGTATTTCAACTTGGTGAAGCCGTTGAGCCGTTGATAATTCCGGTTCTGAGCGTAGCCTGTTGATTCGCGGCGGCCCAGCGAGGCGCGCATTTTCAGCTTGCCGAAGGAGCGCGAATGTGAAATGTCTTGAAAATTGTAGAAGAGCGTGCGTTCGGTGAAGCGCCACTCGGGATAGCGCGGCTTATCATAAATGCCGGCGGTGGACTTGAACACGGTGATGGGCGTTTCGCTCGGATCCTTGGTGATGACATTGACCACGCCGCCGAGCGCATTGCTGCCGTACAGAGAAGAGGCGGCGCCTTTCACGACTTCGACACGTTCAACTTCATTCGGCGGAACTTGATCCCATTTAATGTCGCCGCTGTCGCCGGGCAACATCGGCACGCCGTCAACCAGCAACAGCACCCGGCTGCCGGCGCCCCGGCTGTAGCCGGAGGAGCCGCGAATATTGATTTGTCCGCTCATCAAACTCACGCCGGGGGCGAATTCCAGCAGCGCTTCGAGCGTACCAAAATTTTGCCGTTCGATTTGCCGCGCATTGACCACGCTCACACTCACCGGCGTTTCCAAAAACGATTGCGCCTTCCGGCTGGCCGTCACCACGACTTCCGGCACATCAATCGCGGATTCACGCAATTGAAAATTGACTACTGCCGTATCACCGGCAGTTACTTTGACGGTGGAACTCAAACTCGCGATATATCCGATCAGCGTTGCGCGCACACGATAATTCCCGGGAGGCACGCCCCGAATCACGAAGCGGCCGTCGATATCCGATGCCGCGCCGATCGTCGTGCCCTCCACGATCACATTGACGCCGGGCAACGCTTCGTTGGTTGTCGTATCTTTGACATGACCCGCAATCACACCGCGTGCTTGAGGTTGTGATTGGCCGTAGAGCGAAGCGAAGTTCGATAGCAATAGAAATATTAGCAGGTTTCTATAAAATCTCATCAAGCGTTCCATGTTTCAATCCCTGAAGTAGATGATGATGGGTTAGGGCAAAATGGGGGAAGGGGGCGACAGGCGCGCAAAATCAGCGATGATATCCACGCCGGTAAGTAAGTCTTTCGCGGGTACTGCAATGGCCCGCGGCGCATCCGGGTTGTTGGCAACACTGTACATGCCCAGCGTATCCAAACCGCTATAATCGCTGCTGGCAAATTGCTTCTTCGGCTTCCACGCCAGCACTACCCATTCATAAGTGCCGGGCGCAAGTGTGAGATTATAGTCATAGGATGACACGAAGCGCGGCAGGGTGTCGCTAAAAACCGGAGGATTGAGTGGAATATCAAAAACCGAGGGCGGGAGTTTCTTGAACACGGCGAGCCGTACCCACTCCGTTGTGTCCGGCCATGCACCAACATAAGTAATGCGTCCGGAGATGCCCTCCCGGATCGGCTCGAGGCCGTGATCGGTGCAGGCGGGAAGAATAATCATGAACAAAACGAACAACAAGGGGATGAGCGAGATGGCGTGCTTCCGCATGTTTATCCCTCACAGTGACGAATCGGTTGCGCGACGGTCGAGCCGCCGCCGAATTAATCTAACAAAGCAGCGCAACGGCCAAGCCAACCTCGTGCGGCGCGTTGATGCTTGCGTTTTCGGGGTCAAATTAACGTAAGAGATCGTCATTGTCAACGGAGAAAATCATAGCAAGTTTTCACTTAAACCCGTAAACTGCTGTGGGAAAATTATAACGCGGCAACTTGCCGCAACCAAATTTGCCAACTGCGAATCAACGCTAATCGGCGCGAATAAAAAAATCGCGTGCATTCGCGTAGATTAGCGGTTTGGAAAAATCTTTGCAGTCGTAATAGTTTTCCAAAGAAATACTATGAATAAATTTGACGGAATCAAAAGCATGAAAGCCGAATATTTTTTGTTCAATCTTTTTGTGATTGCCGGACCGCTGATCATGAGTTTTGAGAAGCGCATTTTTTTCTTCTCGAAATGGCGTTATGCGTTCCCGGCTATTGCACTGGTTGCCGCGCCTTTTATCCTTTGGGATGCCCTCGTCACCGGCAGGCATTGGCAGTTCAATTCCGCATACACGTTTGATTTCCGTTTCGCGGGATTGCCTGTGGAAGAGTGGTTATTTTTTTTTACCGTGCCGTTTGCAGCGCTCTTTGTTTGGGAAGTGATTGCCTCTTATTTGCCCGATCACAAAAGCGCGGCAGCACAATATCTCGGGATACTGCTTTTACTCTGTCCTCTGCCCGGCATGGTTGCCTTAGCACACGGTAAAGAATACACCGCCCTTGTTCTCATTTTTTTGGGATTGGCGGCAACGCTTGATTATTTGTTGCAAACACGATTATTTCAGCGCCAGAGAATTTTGTTTTATCTTGCTGCGACGGTTGGAATGAACCTCATTTGCAATAGTTATCTCACCGCCCGGCCGGTGGTTTTATACGAGGAACGCTATCAACTCGGTATGCGCCTCGGCACGATTCCGCTTGAGGACTTTGGCTATGGTTTTGCGTTGATTTTGCTCGCCACTGTTTTTTATGAGAGATTTAAATCGAGGGCGCATGCCTAAACGTGTGTTGGTCATTGGTTCCGGCTTGGGCAGTCTCAGCGGCGCGATTCGGCTCGCTCGCATGGGGTTTGAAGTCATGCTTTTTGAAAAAAATGCCCAGACCGGGGGAAAGCTGCACGAGAGAATTCTTGGCGGCTATCGTTTTGATTGCGGCCCGTCGTTGCTCACCATGCCGTTCGTTATCGACGAACTCTTTGCGTTTGCCGGTTTCTCGCGCGAAGAGTTTTTGCAATTCGCGCCGATTGAACCGATTTGCCGTTATTTTTTTGATGATGGCGCCAGGCTGGATGCCAGCGCTGAGGTTGCCAGGATGAAGGCGGAAATTACGCGTTTTTCGCCACACGATGCTGCCCGTTACGAGGATTTCCTCGCCTATAGCCGCCGCATTTATGATCTGACCGCTGAAATTTTCCTTTTTTCTCCCATTCACGAAATTAAAAAAAATCTACGTAGTCAACACTTGCGCGCACTTGCAAATATTTTGCATATTGATCCGTGGCGCACCGTGCATCAGGGTGTGTCGCGTTTTTTTGAAGATGAACGCGTGATTCAATTGTTCGATCGCTATGCCACGTACAACGGCTCCAATCCGTATCGCGCGCCGGCAACGCTTAACATCATCCCGCATGTTGAGTACACGCTCGGCAGCTTTTATGTGCGCGGCGGTTTGCGGCGATTGGCGGAAGCGCTGGAGTCAGTCGCAACGGCGACCGGCGTGCAGATCAGCACCTCGAGCAAAGTCGATAGAATCTTGCACGACGGCAAGCGTGTAACGGGTTTGCTGGTGAACGGCGAACGAATTGCTGGAGATTACGTTTTGTGCGGCCAGGACGTC is part of the Cytophagia bacterium CHB2 genome and encodes:
- a CDS encoding TonB-dependent receptor — protein: MERLMRFYRNLLIFLLLSNFASLYGQSQPQARGVIAGHVKDTTTNEALPGVNVIVEGTTIGAASDIDGRFVIRGVPPGNYRVRATLIGYIASLSSTVKVTAGDTAVVNFQLRESAIDVPEVVVTASRKAQSFLETPVSVSVVNARQIERQNFGTLEALLEFAPGVSLMSGQINIRGSSGYSRGAGSRVLLLVDGVPMLPGDSGDIKWDQVPPNEVERVEVVKGAASSLYGSNALGGVVNVITKDPSETPITVFKSTAGIYDKPRYPEWRFTERTLFYNFQDISHSRSFGKLKMRASLGRRESTGYAQNRNYQRLNGFTKLKYNFTTTSFVTAYANYARNHGGESIAANSFNDITRVPESDAGLSTTTRRLQTGVAYQTILRSNITLRLRDSFYFNRFQNDLAETDPNPFVQANDPHIDSRAYKNDIEAQLDIELNPVHSSTFGVTGAVNHITSTLFGRHDGRDFSTYLQHEWKASTAVTLTGSLRFDYHWVDTGLKEYHLNPRFGMVYVVSPNASLRLSSGRGFRAATMAEMFTLTKASGFVVIPNPNLSSEIGWSHEVGGQFVLSNFFVNPAVFWSDYEDLIEGRFVTKRNQNVIQFQNFNRARIRGAEIDINTSFWKKRLTIGGSYTYLDARQLERRNDLTGNLEKVNEPLQYRPKHLLTGQATLTLGRYFFGVDSRYVSKVSFAVFPDQPHVAQKVTNFNAGVRIIPAEIT
- a CDS encoding lycopene cyclase domain-containing protein is translated as MNKFDGIKSMKAEYFLFNLFVIAGPLIMSFEKRIFFFSKWRYAFPAIALVAAPFILWDALVTGRHWQFNSAYTFDFRFAGLPVEEWLFFFTVPFAALFVWEVIASYLPDHKSAAAQYLGILLLLCPLPGMVALAHGKEYTALVLIFLGLAATLDYLLQTRLFQRQRILFYLAATVGMNLICNSYLTARPVVLYEERYQLGMRLGTIPLEDFGYGFALILLATVFYERFKSRAHA
- the crtI gene encoding phytoene desaturase; translation: MRDLNRGRMPKRVLVIGSGLGSLSGAIRLARMGFEVMLFEKNAQTGGKLHERILGGYRFDCGPSLLTMPFVIDELFAFAGFSREEFLQFAPIEPICRYFFDDGARLDASAEVARMKAEITRFSPHDAARYEDFLAYSRRIYDLTAEIFLFSPIHEIKKNLRSQHLRALANILHIDPWRTVHQGVSRFFEDERVIQLFDRYATYNGSNPYRAPATLNIIPHVEYTLGSFYVRGGLRRLAEALESVATATGVQISTSSKVDRILHDGKRVTGLLVNGERIAGDYVLCGQDVVVAFEQLLEGFNRRRNKLKRLEPSCSGLVFLWGVNKQHASLQHHNIFFSQNYRREFEQIFEQRVPPEDPTIYVALTSKSDPEHAPAHAENWFVLLNMPYVTGESDWRHEAKAVRECVLAKLQRHGFDIRDNIEVESMITPRDFLDLYLSNRGSIYGISSNSRSTAFKRPANRCRELKGLYFAGGSTHPGGGIPLVMLSGRMAAELILENSRSSSG